In Rouxiella sp. WC2420, the following proteins share a genomic window:
- a CDS encoding LysR family transcriptional regulator: protein MLDINWLKTFVTLAELQHFGKAAAALHMTQPNVSLQIKQLEQTTRVKLIERNPFRLTQAGFRLLETSQRTLMELQVCQADLNAINDQSRGTLTIAASDIISRLLLIKPFQLFKKEFPGIDFTLVNTTSSQASELVKNAKADLGFVIEQKESQPLYFTELQQIKWCALGNNLQAWQQQSEETVHADQPTLILLGHDTRTRDLLDQALPLLNLPRYRVMEVGSVDAQIDWAEAGFGVAIVPEFSLRTKKHLTTKITPLPEFPATRLGYILRQNQILSKAVKQLMQWVNEEIVNSQQ, encoded by the coding sequence ATGCTAGATATCAACTGGTTAAAAACCTTCGTCACGCTGGCAGAGCTGCAACATTTTGGCAAAGCCGCGGCGGCGCTGCACATGACGCAGCCAAACGTTAGCCTGCAGATCAAGCAGCTCGAGCAAACTACGCGAGTAAAACTGATTGAACGTAACCCATTTCGGCTGACACAGGCCGGTTTTCGCCTGCTGGAAACCAGTCAACGCACCTTAATGGAGTTGCAGGTTTGCCAGGCCGATTTAAACGCCATTAATGACCAGAGCCGAGGCACCCTGACTATCGCCGCCAGCGATATTATTTCGCGTCTGCTGCTTATCAAGCCTTTCCAGCTATTTAAGAAAGAGTTTCCCGGCATCGATTTCACCCTGGTTAATACCACTTCATCGCAGGCGTCCGAACTGGTAAAAAATGCCAAGGCCGACCTGGGTTTTGTGATCGAACAAAAGGAGAGCCAACCGCTGTACTTCACAGAGTTACAGCAAATCAAATGGTGTGCACTGGGCAATAATTTACAGGCCTGGCAGCAGCAATCCGAGGAAACTGTCCATGCCGATCAACCCACGCTGATCCTGCTTGGCCACGATACCCGCACCCGTGATTTGCTGGATCAGGCGTTGCCGCTGTTAAATTTACCTCGTTATAGAGTAATGGAAGTCGGCAGCGTGGACGCGCAAATCGACTGGGCGGAGGCCGGTTTTGGCGTCGCCATCGTCCCCGAGTTTTCCCTGCGTACCAAGAAACACCTCACCACCAAGATTACCCCGTTGCCCGAATTCCCCGCCACGCGGCTGGGTTATATCTTGCGTCAGAACCAAATTCTTTCAAAAGCAGTCAAGCAGCTTATGCAATGGGTGAATGAGGAAATCGTCAACTCTCAGCAGTAA
- a CDS encoding dipeptide/oligopeptide/nickel ABC transporter permease/ATP-binding protein, whose protein sequence is MTDTRNSSPARHRPSTVALLLNNRLAAGGLLVLLMIIVAALLAPWLPLANPDATDLLQRLQPPLTAGHWLGTDALGRDLLSRLLWGTRVSLVVGISATVLAALLGTLIGLIAGYAGGRTDSLLMRFIDMLMAFPYILLALAIVAVLGPGLLNALYAIAIVNIPFFARNIRGLTLGLRQRDFIQAARLSGKNHWQVLFTELLPNVLPIIVVTMSTTLGWMILETAGLSFLGLGTQPPNADLGSMLGQGREQMFSAPHVTLVPGVMIFLLVISVNLLGDGVRDLLDPRLKSGVLQRAKAITEVERPSIPAPRFPEALLEIVDLKVNFGRGPHASAAVKGISFQVAKGECLGLIGESGSGKSVTALSIMGLVASPPAVIVGGAAYVCGEEMLSLPSQKLQQRRGARVAYIFQDPLTTLHPQFSIGYQLSEAIIAHQPLNKQQAKVQAIALLDSVGINEAEQRYAAYPHQLSGGQRQRVGIAMALANDPQIIIADEPTTALDVTVQARVLELLQQLRRERGLTLLFITHDFGVVSQICDRVAVMQHGEIVETGETSRVLNHPQHPYTQRLIACVPHLGQGREFLGRVKSLYSSRQEQA, encoded by the coding sequence ATGACCGACACGCGCAATAGTTCCCCCGCTCGCCATCGCCCCTCGACAGTCGCGCTGCTGTTAAACAATCGTCTGGCGGCAGGCGGCCTGCTGGTACTGCTGATGATTATTGTCGCCGCGCTGCTTGCCCCGTGGCTGCCGCTGGCCAATCCGGACGCGACCGATTTGCTGCAACGCCTGCAGCCGCCGCTCACTGCGGGTCACTGGCTCGGCACTGACGCTCTGGGGCGCGATTTGTTATCGCGCCTGCTGTGGGGCACTCGTGTTTCATTGGTGGTCGGTATCAGCGCCACCGTGCTTGCCGCGCTGCTGGGAACGCTGATTGGCTTAATTGCGGGCTATGCGGGCGGCCGCACCGACAGTCTGCTGATGCGCTTTATCGATATGTTGATGGCCTTTCCTTATATTTTGCTGGCGCTGGCGATTGTCGCCGTGCTTGGCCCCGGCCTGCTTAACGCGCTTTACGCCATCGCTATCGTCAATATTCCGTTTTTTGCCCGCAACATTCGTGGATTAACTCTCGGTTTACGCCAGCGTGATTTTATTCAGGCAGCGCGGCTTTCCGGCAAAAATCACTGGCAGGTGCTGTTTACCGAATTACTGCCCAACGTGTTACCGATTATTGTCGTCACCATGTCAACCACCCTCGGCTGGATGATCCTCGAAACCGCGGGTTTATCGTTTTTAGGCCTTGGCACTCAACCGCCGAATGCCGATTTAGGTTCGATGCTGGGTCAGGGCCGCGAGCAGATGTTCAGCGCGCCGCACGTTACGCTGGTGCCGGGGGTGATGATTTTTCTACTGGTGATTAGCGTCAACTTGCTGGGCGATGGCGTGCGGGATCTGCTGGATCCGCGCTTAAAATCGGGCGTTTTGCAGCGTGCGAAAGCCATCACCGAGGTTGAGCGCCCGTCGATCCCCGCACCACGCTTTCCTGAAGCTTTATTGGAAATCGTCGATTTAAAGGTCAATTTTGGTCGTGGCCCTCACGCCTCGGCCGCGGTCAAAGGCATCAGTTTTCAGGTAGCAAAAGGCGAATGTCTTGGATTGATCGGTGAAAGCGGATCGGGCAAAAGTGTGACCGCGCTGTCAATCATGGGGCTGGTCGCCTCGCCGCCCGCAGTGATTGTCGGCGGTGCGGCTTACGTTTGCGGCGAAGAAATGCTGTCTCTGCCATCACAAAAATTGCAACAGCGGCGTGGCGCTCGCGTGGCCTATATTTTTCAAGACCCGCTAACCACGCTGCACCCGCAGTTCAGCATTGGTTATCAGCTCAGCGAAGCCATTATTGCCCATCAACCGCTGAATAAGCAGCAGGCCAAAGTACAGGCGATTGCTCTGCTCGATAGCGTGGGGATTAACGAAGCCGAACAGCGCTATGCGGCTTATCCACATCAGCTTTCGGGGGGACAGCGTCAGCGTGTCGGTATAGCTATGGCGCTGGCCAACGATCCGCAAATTATTATTGCCGATGAACCCACTACCGCGCTGGATGTCACGGTGCAGGCGCGAGTCCTTGAACTGCTACAGCAACTGCGGCGCGAACGCGGACTCACGCTGCTGTTTATTACTCACGATTTTGGCGTAGTCAGCCAGATTTGCGATCGGGTGGCGGTGATGCAGCACGGAGAAATCGTTGAAACCGGCGAAACGAGTCGCGTATTGAACCATCCTCAGCATCCCTACACCCAGCGGCTGATCGCCTGCGTGCCACATTTGGGTCAGGGCCGTGAGTTTCTTGGGCGTGTAAAATCGCTGTATTCTTCCCGGCAGGAGCAAGCATGA
- a CDS encoding TetR/AcrR family transcriptional regulator has translation MRNKTSSPSNTAVPENGAALSKGERTHANLRRHAAAEFARLGYHNTKVSDIVKATGVSQPTFYCYFESKEMAYDDLMIEFRSRLEALTLTFLIEGDAHAEQVFNRVALSFQMLLDFLAEDPDLTQIGFFQPPGCTETKAGLAQWISQNIAKEQRNGLYRQDISAVQMGQCFVGMLDQMARLPGDAHTRKELSIGCARLLCEDIRTGCQKS, from the coding sequence ATGCGTAACAAAACGTCTTCCCCTTCTAACACAGCGGTGCCCGAAAACGGCGCCGCGCTTAGCAAAGGTGAACGCACCCACGCCAATCTTCGTCGCCACGCGGCGGCGGAATTTGCCCGTCTGGGTTATCACAACACTAAAGTCAGCGATATCGTCAAGGCGACTGGCGTGTCACAGCCCACCTTTTACTGCTATTTCGAAAGCAAAGAGATGGCTTACGATGATTTGATGATTGAATTTCGCTCGCGTCTCGAAGCGTTAACGCTGACCTTTTTAATTGAAGGTGACGCCCATGCCGAGCAGGTTTTTAACCGCGTTGCGCTGAGTTTCCAGATGCTGCTTGATTTTCTTGCCGAAGATCCTGACCTTACTCAGATTGGCTTCTTCCAGCCGCCGGGCTGCACCGAAACCAAAGCCGGGCTGGCACAGTGGATAAGCCAGAACATCGCCAAAGAACAACGCAACGGACTGTATCGACAGGACATCAGCGCGGTACAGATGGGGCAATGTTTTGTCGGTATGCTGGATCAAATGGCGCGCTTGCCGGGCGATGCGCACACGCGTAAAGAACTCAGTATCGGCTGTGCCAGACTGCTGTGTGAGGACATTCGCACCGGCTGCCAAAAATCCTGA
- a CDS encoding ABC transporter permease: MWSYVIKRLLATVPIFIGLSLIVFFIMSMIPGDPAQALLGAWATPENVARINQELGLDKPLWQQYLIWVNNMLHGDFGRSYVLNRPVIDEVMQRFSATLILGGSALLLSTALGILAGIFSAVRQFGWGDRLITLLVLVGISLPSFWIGLLMIMLFAVQLQWFPASGMVEAWGGGGWTDILHHLVMPAITLSIVATGVIARLTRTAMLEVLRQDFIRTARAKGLSERKVIYRHAFRMALVSVIPVVGIQAGFVLGGTVYIETVFQWPGLGAMLVKAVSTRDIMLVQGGVLVAAAAYVLINLFTDVMQALLDPRLKS, from the coding sequence ATGTGGAGCTACGTTATCAAACGCCTGTTGGCCACGGTGCCGATATTTATCGGCCTGTCGCTGATTGTGTTTTTCATTATGTCGATGATCCCGGGTGATCCGGCCCAGGCGCTGCTGGGAGCCTGGGCGACGCCAGAAAACGTCGCGCGCATCAATCAGGAATTAGGGCTTGACAAACCGCTGTGGCAGCAATACCTGATTTGGGTCAACAACATGCTGCACGGCGATTTTGGGCGCTCCTACGTGCTGAACCGCCCGGTAATCGATGAAGTGATGCAGCGGTTTTCCGCTACGCTGATCCTCGGCGGCAGCGCGCTGTTGTTAAGCACCGCGCTCGGCATATTGGCCGGCATTTTCTCGGCGGTCAGGCAATTTGGCTGGGGCGATCGATTAATTACCCTGCTGGTACTGGTCGGCATTTCGTTGCCTTCATTCTGGATTGGCCTGTTGATGATCATGCTGTTTGCCGTGCAGCTTCAGTGGTTTCCGGCATCTGGCATGGTTGAAGCCTGGGGTGGAGGCGGTTGGACCGACATCTTGCACCATTTGGTGATGCCCGCGATTACCCTGTCGATTGTTGCCACCGGCGTAATTGCCCGCCTGACCCGCACCGCCATGCTTGAGGTGCTGCGTCAGGACTTTATCCGCACCGCGCGAGCCAAGGGGCTGAGCGAGCGCAAAGTCATTTATCGTCACGCCTTTCGCATGGCGCTGGTGTCGGTTATACCAGTGGTGGGTATTCAGGCCGGTTTCGTGCTCGGCGGCACGGTATATATCGAGACCGTTTTTCAGTGGCCGGGGCTGGGCGCAATGCTGGTCAAAGCGGTTTCGACCCGCGATATTATGCTGGTTCAGGGCGGCGTGCTGGTTGCTGCCGCGGCTTATGTGCTGATCAATCTTTTCACCGACGTCATGCAGGCGTTGCTCGATCCGAGGCTGAAATCATGA
- a CDS encoding ABC transporter substrate-binding protein produces the protein MKTALQKGFFLLWIGACSLTAPSLTFAASPANVLLIGQVAEPQSLDPQVATAANDSRILVNIYDGLVRNGPGKLDIEPSLAERWEISPDGLTYTFHLRPNVKFQDGSAVDANAVKFTFERMLDKQNPYYSTGPFPLSFFFSSIDHITTPDAATIVFSLKEPFAPFLSNLATPTGLIVSPEAVKKYGKDFGHHPVGSGAFSFVEWQSNQRVVLNANAHYWEGKPELQTLVFRPITDGNTRVAEMLSGGIDTMVEVPPDSVKLFANNPKFQLHQATGPHVWYVMLNTQVPPFNDVRVRQAVNYAINKQSMVTNILQGSAAVADGPIPSAFGWAHDDAVKPYPYDPQKARELLKAAGAEGAKLTFYVTEGGSGMLDPIPMATAIQADLKAVGLNVAIQTYEWNTYLSKVNAGLNKQTNMAEMAWMTNDPDTLPFLTLRTQAWPDKGGFNSGYYSNPKVDALLDKARESTSQDERGKLYKQVQALVHQDAPWIFVANWKQDAVTSSRVENFSLQPNFTLLLNHVSKQ, from the coding sequence ATGAAAACTGCGCTACAAAAAGGATTTTTCCTGCTGTGGATAGGTGCCTGTAGTCTCACGGCGCCGTCCCTGACTTTTGCTGCTTCCCCGGCCAACGTGCTGCTAATTGGACAAGTTGCCGAACCTCAATCGCTGGACCCGCAGGTGGCAACGGCGGCCAATGACTCGCGCATTTTGGTCAATATTTATGACGGGCTGGTGCGCAACGGGCCCGGCAAGCTGGACATTGAGCCTTCACTGGCCGAACGCTGGGAAATCAGTCCAGATGGGCTGACTTATACCTTCCACCTGCGCCCAAACGTTAAATTCCAGGACGGCAGCGCGGTAGATGCCAACGCGGTAAAATTCACCTTTGAGCGCATGCTCGACAAGCAAAATCCTTATTATTCAACCGGTCCCTTTCCGTTGTCGTTCTTCTTTTCTTCTATCGACCATATAACGACACCCGACGCCGCAACAATTGTCTTTAGTCTTAAAGAGCCGTTTGCCCCTTTCCTGTCTAACCTTGCAACGCCAACCGGACTCATCGTTTCTCCCGAGGCGGTCAAGAAATACGGCAAAGATTTTGGCCATCATCCGGTGGGCAGCGGCGCATTCAGCTTTGTTGAATGGCAGTCAAACCAGCGCGTGGTGTTAAACGCCAACGCCCACTACTGGGAAGGCAAGCCCGAGCTGCAAACGCTGGTTTTCCGACCTATCACCGATGGCAATACCCGAGTGGCAGAAATGCTGTCTGGCGGTATTGATACCATGGTCGAAGTTCCGCCAGACAGCGTAAAACTGTTTGCCAATAACCCTAAATTCCAGCTGCATCAGGCCACCGGCCCGCACGTCTGGTACGTGATGCTCAATACTCAGGTTCCCCCATTCAACGACGTGCGCGTTCGTCAGGCGGTGAATTACGCGATTAACAAACAGTCGATGGTCACAAATATCCTGCAAGGCTCGGCGGCGGTGGCGGATGGCCCGATCCCTTCTGCCTTTGGCTGGGCGCATGACGATGCGGTGAAACCTTACCCTTATGACCCGCAAAAGGCGCGGGAATTGCTTAAAGCTGCCGGAGCCGAGGGAGCCAAACTGACGTTTTACGTAACGGAAGGAGGATCCGGCATGCTGGATCCAATCCCGATGGCCACCGCGATTCAGGCAGATCTCAAGGCGGTCGGGCTGAACGTCGCGATTCAGACTTATGAATGGAATACCTATCTGTCAAAAGTGAACGCGGGTCTGAACAAACAGACCAATATGGCGGAAATGGCGTGGATGACCAACGACCCGGATACCCTGCCGTTCCTGACTTTACGAACTCAGGCGTGGCCAGATAAAGGTGGCTTCAACTCAGGTTATTACAGCAATCCCAAAGTTGATGCTCTGCTCGACAAGGCCAGAGAAAGCACCTCGCAGGATGAGCGCGGCAAACTGTACAAACAGGTTCAGGCGCTGGTGCATCAGGATGCGCCGTGGATTTTCGTTGCCAACTGGAAACAGGACGCCGTGACCTCTTCCCGAGTGGAAAACTTCTCGCTACAGCCAAACTTTACCCTGCTGCTTAATCACGTCAGCAAACAGTAA
- a CDS encoding DUF1028 domain-containing protein, protein MMTFSLVARDPKTGMFGAITATAGPAVGALVIHGHSHTGAIATQAMTNPLYGIQGLALLKRGFNARQTLDKLQADDPERQRRQLIIVDKSGNTAHCNGIHCQEWVGSRIHDNLAVAGNFLGGPETLDSLIESFVLHQALPFPQRMLAAMQAGAKQGGDRRGLRSAALKVWNDRDYADIDVRVDWSERPLEALEEVLSEVQGASYADFFEQLPRTHCSDWRP, encoded by the coding sequence ATGATGACTTTTTCACTCGTCGCTCGCGACCCCAAAACCGGTATGTTCGGGGCAATTACCGCGACCGCAGGCCCTGCCGTTGGGGCCTTGGTGATTCACGGTCACAGCCACACCGGGGCCATTGCTACTCAGGCTATGACCAACCCGCTTTACGGCATTCAGGGGTTGGCACTGCTGAAACGCGGATTTAATGCTCGGCAAACGCTTGACAAACTGCAGGCCGATGACCCGGAACGTCAACGGAGGCAATTGATTATAGTGGATAAATCAGGAAATACAGCCCATTGTAACGGCATTCACTGTCAGGAATGGGTCGGCAGCCGCATTCACGACAATCTGGCTGTGGCTGGTAATTTTCTTGGCGGACCGGAAACACTGGACAGCTTGATAGAGAGCTTTGTGCTGCATCAGGCATTGCCTTTTCCCCAACGTATGCTGGCAGCGATGCAGGCCGGGGCGAAGCAGGGCGGGGATCGGCGAGGGTTGAGATCTGCGGCACTCAAAGTGTGGAATGACCGAGACTATGCTGACATTGATGTGCGTGTTGACTGGTCTGAACGCCCGCTTGAGGCGCTGGAAGAGGTGTTGAGCGAAGTGCAGGGGGCGAGTTACGCGGATTTCTTCGAACAACTTCCCCGCACTCACTGTAGCGACTGGCGGCCGTAG
- a CDS encoding IclR family transcriptional regulator: MSGENRESGIKVLHKAVDVLRQLSNTPSGMSLSELSQSVNFPRSTVQRIVATLESELLVEQTGKGGGYRMGPGLGLLLQNTQSDLVASTRPFLRNLSSEVRESVSLATLYGDKLHVADCIIYERDLRVSFPVGLEAPCYATAAGQVLMSTLPDELIEKYIPENIIVARGSKVTRDSLIQQIKKIRETGIGIDEQDHIEGVCTFSAALKTNFGKFSITILSPAIRAKYDQDFYIEKLTAAKIDIEDRLNFFS; this comes from the coding sequence ATGTCTGGTGAAAACAGAGAGAGTGGAATTAAGGTCTTGCACAAGGCTGTTGACGTATTACGACAGTTAAGCAATACCCCTTCAGGTATGTCGCTCAGCGAACTGTCGCAAAGTGTCAATTTCCCTCGCTCTACTGTACAACGCATCGTGGCCACGCTCGAGTCTGAGTTACTTGTCGAACAGACGGGTAAAGGCGGTGGCTACCGAATGGGTCCTGGCTTGGGCCTTCTGCTGCAAAATACTCAATCCGATCTTGTTGCCAGCACGCGTCCCTTCTTGCGTAATTTATCCTCCGAAGTCAGGGAGTCCGTTTCGCTGGCCACACTATATGGCGATAAATTGCATGTTGCCGATTGTATTATCTATGAGCGGGATCTGCGAGTTTCATTCCCCGTTGGTCTTGAAGCCCCCTGCTATGCAACAGCGGCTGGGCAAGTACTAATGTCAACACTGCCAGATGAGTTAATCGAGAAATACATACCGGAGAATATAATTGTTGCTCGCGGCTCAAAGGTCACCCGTGATTCTCTTATCCAACAAATAAAAAAAATTAGAGAGACCGGTATTGGCATTGACGAACAAGATCACATTGAAGGAGTGTGTACTTTTTCAGCAGCACTTAAGACTAATTTTGGAAAATTCTCCATTACCATACTCTCACCGGCCATCAGGGCTAAGTATGATCAAGACTTTTACATTGAGAAATTAACCGCCGCCAAAATTGATATTGAAGATCGGCTTAATTTCTTCTCTTAA
- a CDS encoding adenylosuccinate synthase, with protein MPSIVVVGANWGDEGKGRIVDLLAADAAASVRFQGGNNAGHTVVNDFGTFKLHQLPSGIFNKGCIAVLGPGMVISPAALTQEIAEVKAAGVDVKLCISDRATLCLPLHALEDTLEEQRLGDAAYGSTRQGIAPAYGDRVMKKGILIGWLNQPEVLQERIQFMLDWKLPQLKALYPSFDFNQTAAEMTAWLLDVTAPWREFICNVTEPLKALQKQDANLLFEAQLGAGRDLVYGEYPWTTSSNVTAAYAGIGSGLPALRPERVIAVAKAFSSSVGTGTLVTAMEEQDNFRENANEFGATTGRPRDMGYFDAVATRNGVELQAATEIALTKIDCLSGLADLKICVAYAGEHTENPIWPQTAALAPVYEKMESWQEDITGCRTFESLPVAAQRYVERIEELMGVRVSMVSVGPERDQMINR; from the coding sequence ATGCCGTCGATTGTGGTTGTAGGTGCAAACTGGGGCGATGAAGGCAAAGGCCGCATCGTAGATTTACTGGCAGCAGATGCCGCAGCAAGCGTCCGTTTTCAGGGCGGTAACAACGCGGGTCACACCGTTGTTAACGACTTCGGTACCTTTAAACTACACCAATTGCCGAGCGGCATTTTCAACAAAGGCTGTATAGCCGTTCTCGGCCCTGGCATGGTTATTAGCCCTGCCGCGTTGACTCAGGAAATCGCAGAAGTTAAAGCCGCTGGCGTTGATGTCAAACTGTGCATCTCTGACCGTGCAACTCTGTGCCTGCCGCTGCACGCATTGGAAGATACTCTTGAAGAACAACGCCTTGGCGATGCAGCCTACGGCTCTACCCGTCAAGGCATCGCGCCGGCCTACGGCGACCGCGTTATGAAAAAAGGCATCCTGATTGGTTGGTTGAACCAGCCTGAAGTATTGCAGGAACGTATCCAGTTCATGCTTGACTGGAAACTGCCACAGCTGAAAGCGCTTTACCCAAGCTTTGACTTCAACCAGACCGCTGCTGAAATGACTGCATGGCTGCTGGACGTAACGGCACCTTGGCGCGAATTCATCTGTAACGTGACCGAGCCACTGAAAGCGTTGCAGAAACAAGATGCTAACCTGCTGTTCGAAGCGCAGCTTGGCGCAGGTCGTGACCTGGTTTACGGTGAATATCCTTGGACTACCTCGTCCAACGTGACCGCCGCTTACGCCGGTATCGGCAGTGGTTTGCCAGCTTTGCGCCCCGAGCGCGTCATTGCTGTAGCCAAAGCGTTTAGTTCTTCTGTAGGTACCGGCACGCTGGTAACCGCAATGGAAGAGCAGGACAACTTCCGTGAAAACGCCAACGAGTTCGGTGCTACCACCGGTCGTCCGCGTGACATGGGGTACTTCGATGCGGTTGCAACTCGCAACGGCGTTGAATTGCAGGCTGCGACTGAAATCGCCCTGACTAAAATTGACTGTCTGTCTGGCCTGGCTGACCTGAAAATCTGTGTCGCCTACGCCGGTGAGCATACCGAGAACCCAATCTGGCCTCAGACTGCTGCTCTGGCACCGGTTTACGAGAAGATGGAATCGTGGCAGGAAGATATCACCGGTTGCCGTACTTTCGAGAGCCTCCCGGTTGCCGCACAGCGTTACGTTGAGCGTATCGAAGAACTGATGGGCGTTCGCGTCAGCATGGTTTCTGTCGGTCCAGAACGTGACCAGATGATTAATCGTTAA
- a CDS encoding MFS transporter → MSSKWPLLALALSAFGIGTTEFAPMGLLPTIAQGVGVSIPTAGLLISAYAIGVMVGAPLMTIVLGRFRRKTGLLVLMAIFIIGNLLSAIAPNYTMLLLSRLVTSFSHGAFFGFGALVAMSLVPAHKRGSAVSLVFMGLTIANIGGVPVATWIGQTIGWRTTFALTAVLGALALIALALTLPKGETGKMPQVKKELSVLVRPVVLRSMATTVLGAGAMFTVYTYISPILQQLTHASGDFVTLMLMLIGVGFTLGNLISGKLVDRSVNGTLILFFSLLTVSMFALPFSATSHIGAAVSMVLWGMMSFGLIGPLQMRVMDAAHEAPGMASSVNIGAFNLGNALGAALGGGVISSGLNYAWIPAAGAVLALLGLVMVVASRSANRELAAESA, encoded by the coding sequence ATGTCGTCCAAATGGCCACTTCTGGCATTGGCACTGAGTGCATTCGGGATCGGTACCACCGAATTCGCACCAATGGGCCTGTTGCCAACAATTGCACAGGGTGTTGGAGTGTCGATTCCTACCGCTGGGTTGTTAATTAGCGCCTATGCGATCGGCGTGATGGTCGGTGCCCCGCTGATGACGATAGTGCTCGGTCGCTTTCGTCGTAAAACCGGCCTGCTGGTACTGATGGCCATCTTCATTATCGGCAACCTGTTGTCTGCTATCGCCCCTAACTACACCATGCTGCTGCTGTCTCGTCTGGTTACCAGCTTCTCCCACGGGGCGTTCTTCGGATTTGGCGCGCTGGTAGCAATGAGCCTGGTTCCTGCCCACAAGCGCGGCAGTGCTGTTTCACTGGTGTTTATGGGTTTGACCATTGCCAATATCGGCGGCGTCCCTGTGGCGACCTGGATTGGTCAGACTATCGGCTGGCGCACCACTTTTGCCCTCACAGCCGTTTTGGGCGCTCTCGCCCTGATAGCCCTCGCCCTCACGCTGCCCAAGGGTGAAACTGGCAAAATGCCTCAAGTTAAGAAAGAACTCTCAGTGCTAGTGCGCCCGGTGGTTTTACGTTCGATGGCAACCACCGTGCTCGGTGCCGGTGCGATGTTTACGGTCTACACCTACATCTCACCTATTCTCCAGCAGCTGACTCATGCTTCAGGCGATTTTGTTACCCTGATGCTGATGCTGATTGGCGTTGGTTTTACCCTCGGCAATTTGATCAGCGGCAAGCTGGTTGACCGCTCGGTCAATGGCACTTTAATATTGTTTTTCAGCCTGTTGACTGTCTCGATGTTTGCTTTGCCTTTCTCTGCGACAAGTCACATCGGCGCCGCAGTCTCTATGGTACTGTGGGGCATGATGTCATTTGGACTCATTGGACCACTGCAGATGCGCGTCATGGATGCAGCGCACGAAGCTCCCGGTATGGCTTCATCGGTTAACATCGGGGCATTCAACCTCGGTAACGCATTGGGTGCAGCGCTGGGCGGCGGAGTAATAAGCTCTGGCCTGAACTATGCCTGGATCCCTGCTGCAGGGGCCGTACTCGCACTGTTGGGACTGGTTATGGTAGTTGCCAGCCGCAGTGCCAACCGTGAACTTGCCGCTGAAAGCGCCTAG